The following are encoded in a window of Sutcliffiella horikoshii genomic DNA:
- a CDS encoding type 1 glutamine amidotransferase domain-containing protein produces MTKHILMVVTTADKMKDGHETGLWLSEFGEAYVEFANKGYEVTVASPLGGKAPVDARSLEGGETPQEILDTARYLEDTIKLDEITDLSKFDAIFLPGGHGTMFDLPDNGKLHQVIRELYEADKLVAAVCHGPAGLVGVKLSDGTPLVAGKTLTAFTDEEERETTLDKYMPFLLETRLRELGAEVIVADNWTDHMQADGKLITGQNPQSTISVAKEVVKQLG; encoded by the coding sequence ATGACTAAACATATATTAATGGTAGTAACTACTGCAGATAAAATGAAAGATGGCCACGAAACAGGACTTTGGCTTTCTGAATTTGGTGAGGCGTATGTTGAATTTGCTAATAAAGGTTATGAGGTAACAGTAGCAAGTCCACTAGGTGGAAAAGCTCCTGTTGATGCTAGAAGTTTAGAGGGTGGAGAAACTCCTCAAGAAATATTGGACACAGCTAGATACCTAGAAGACACCATTAAGTTAGATGAAATTACAGACCTGTCAAAATTTGACGCGATCTTCTTGCCAGGTGGTCATGGTACGATGTTTGACCTGCCTGATAACGGAAAATTACACCAAGTGATTCGCGAATTGTATGAAGCGGACAAGTTAGTTGCAGCGGTGTGCCATGGTCCAGCAGGTCTTGTAGGGGTGAAGCTATCCGATGGTACTCCACTTGTAGCTGGCAAAACATTGACAGCATTTACTGATGAGGAAGAAAGAGAAACAACATTAGATAAATATATGCCATTCCTTTTAGAAACTCGCTTACGCGAATTAGGAGCGGAAGTTATTGTAGCAGATAACTGGACAGACCATATGCAAGCAGATGGCAAATTAATCACAGGTCAAAACCCGCAATCTACCATCAGTGTGGCAAAAGAAGTAGTAAAACAACTAGGCTAA
- a CDS encoding putative quinol monooxygenase has product MKPITINAIMTAKPGMEDDLFQEMQKMVAPSRAEKGCEEYTLHQSVEQDGVFVFYETWQDEQAFKEHIETEHYQNYRRKIESLVEKREVYRLTKV; this is encoded by the coding sequence ATGAAACCTATCACAATTAATGCGATCATGACTGCCAAACCCGGTATGGAAGATGACCTGTTTCAGGAAATGCAGAAAATGGTGGCACCGTCACGTGCGGAAAAAGGCTGTGAAGAATATACGCTTCATCAGTCCGTTGAGCAGGATGGTGTTTTTGTTTTCTATGAAACCTGGCAGGATGAACAGGCTTTTAAGGAACATATTGAAACGGAACATTATCAAAACTACCGACGGAAAATTGAAAGTTTAGTGGAAAAACGGGAAGTATATAGACTTACAAAGGTCTAA
- a CDS encoding LysR substrate-binding domain-containing protein translates to MIPDLRAVLEAIENNMGISALPTYLIRDSIEAGKTKMLFPQLAVENTIYLAYKMENQDHPHVLEILRWLNR, encoded by the coding sequence GTGATTCCTGATTTAAGAGCCGTGTTGGAAGCAATTGAGAACAACATGGGGATTAGTGCGCTGCCTACCTATCTTATAAGGGATTCAATTGAGGCTGGAAAAACAAAGATGTTGTTCCCACAACTTGCGGTAGAAAACACTATTTACCTGGCTTATAAAATGGAAAACCAAGATCATCCGCATGTTCTGGAGATTTTGAGGTGGTTGAATCGGTAG
- a CDS encoding transglutaminase domain-containing protein: protein MVINYRYITVLVLSSSLILSACSDKNTSVEENQPAEQEVVKDKYEQLVDKKNAELKLEALELTSYAEEVNATFLTPEYKEFSTNGQVEIAGTVEKHADLKGEYVWIKVRSDEDGPTGNVMEYYAPIQDGEFKENISFFNGEGEYRVTVQLPDTNRENYYYDTASFTVHNVNPESTYDVSLTPFGHDAGLQFDVESSFLKENELFSFEGKASNLLDGDTIMLQLKKDSDIWKHMVTVENGQFSTDIPLFYGKGLHQLEVLVPDGEREDYYQLASTLYIDNASERVMQPLEYYSAYKERGVTLESPQYGGDEAEGTYSVKGRIDPEAEFGPQTTHIYVTTKKGDDEALDVIPVENYEFNGSFYLRFGPGEYEVTLSVPEIKEENSDFFRYYGFAKFDVTASAEDRRDLLPSRGVQSDAPEIIKLAEELTARMDSDREKAKTIYEYVAKNVSYDVQKYRNNEFEWDDSALKTLDSMTGVCQDYAYLAIALMRASGVEARYVEGRAGSPWPGNHAWVEANLDGEWIEMDPTWGSGYIDRDDKFVTAYNEDYFDPNPDDFKKTHTRTGVRY from the coding sequence ATGGTAATAAATTACCGGTATATAACAGTGTTAGTTTTGAGCAGCAGTTTAATTCTCTCTGCCTGTTCAGATAAAAATACGAGCGTCGAGGAAAATCAGCCTGCTGAGCAAGAAGTAGTAAAAGACAAATATGAACAACTTGTGGATAAAAAGAATGCAGAATTGAAGCTCGAAGCACTTGAGCTAACCTCTTATGCAGAAGAAGTTAATGCGACGTTCCTTACACCTGAGTACAAGGAATTCAGTACAAACGGCCAAGTAGAGATCGCAGGAACCGTTGAGAAGCATGCTGATTTAAAAGGGGAGTACGTTTGGATTAAGGTTCGTTCCGATGAGGATGGGCCTACAGGTAATGTGATGGAATATTATGCACCAATACAAGATGGCGAGTTTAAAGAGAACATCTCTTTCTTTAATGGTGAAGGGGAATATCGGGTCACTGTTCAACTTCCGGACACCAATCGTGAAAACTATTACTACGATACTGCTAGTTTTACCGTCCATAATGTAAACCCGGAATCAACATATGATGTTTCACTAACTCCTTTTGGACATGATGCCGGACTTCAGTTCGATGTAGAATCGTCATTTTTAAAGGAAAATGAGCTATTCTCTTTCGAAGGGAAAGCAAGTAATCTCTTAGACGGGGATACCATCATGCTTCAGTTAAAAAAGGACTCCGATATTTGGAAGCATATGGTCACTGTTGAAAATGGACAATTTTCAACAGACATTCCACTGTTCTATGGAAAAGGACTTCACCAACTGGAAGTATTGGTCCCGGATGGTGAGCGGGAAGACTACTATCAACTTGCATCGACTCTATATATAGACAACGCCTCTGAACGAGTAATGCAGCCATTAGAATATTATTCTGCATATAAAGAGCGTGGCGTGACACTTGAATCCCCACAATACGGAGGGGACGAGGCGGAAGGAACCTATTCAGTAAAAGGTAGAATTGACCCTGAAGCTGAGTTTGGGCCACAGACTACCCACATTTATGTAACGACGAAAAAAGGCGACGACGAGGCACTTGATGTAATCCCTGTGGAAAACTATGAGTTTAACGGTTCCTTTTATCTGCGTTTCGGACCTGGTGAGTATGAGGTAACATTGAGCGTTCCTGAAATCAAAGAAGAAAATAGTGATTTTTTCCGCTATTATGGATTTGCTAAATTTGATGTGACCGCTTCAGCGGAAGATAGACGGGATCTATTGCCTTCTCGAGGCGTTCAGTCTGATGCGCCTGAGATTATTAAACTTGCTGAAGAGCTGACTGCTCGTATGGATTCTGACCGCGAGAAGGCAAAAACAATATACGAATATGTTGCTAAGAATGTCAGCTATGATGTGCAAAAATATAGAAACAATGAGTTTGAGTGGGACGACAGTGCACTGAAGACGTTGGATTCTATGACAGGTGTCTGTCAAGATTATGCCTACCTGGCAATTGCTCTAATGCGTGCAAGTGGGGTCGAGGCTAGATATGTGGAGGGGCGAGCTGGCTCTCCATGGCCGGGGAATCATGCATGGGTCGAGGCGAATTTGGACGGCGAGTGGATCGAGATGGACCCTACATGGGGATCAGGATATATCGATCGTGATGATAAGTTTGTTACTGCTTATAATGAGGATTATTTTGATCCAAACCCGGATGATTTTAAAAAGACACATACTCGGACTGGGGTTAGGTATTGA
- a CDS encoding DUF1835 domain-containing protein, with translation MLEKIKETIEQLSEKDAKTWLRLTLLRLDQLTKIDVPKEEIIEEIQHIVQIIDHQPPPRTNYDMIHIAGSESTAGSLKVGLERNHKVIGFWEMFDIGPLGDSSTRQEWLQDHINIFEDFFEEEFTSKFKKAIEELNHIPPHFPVILWTADNAHEQIFHRYILHHLRNSDNEVVLINATKGYGNLPLSKHFVPAHSGEIMPETLKVIFENESENILPINARNQLSDEWLQLKGTKDLLRIWKNEEIQGVPEEYIDQELLHCAQKVQRDFAENDFVKATRIIGEMHGQLEGEFNTAFLEYRLRTLAFEGYFKIKGIPKSMRHYSVRLKDREGEHA, from the coding sequence ATGCTAGAGAAGATAAAGGAAACGATTGAACAACTATCCGAAAAGGATGCTAAAACATGGCTGCGCTTAACCTTGCTCCGTTTAGATCAATTAACGAAAATAGACGTGCCAAAAGAAGAAATTATAGAAGAGATACAGCATATAGTTCAAATAATTGACCACCAGCCACCACCTCGAACAAATTATGACATGATACATATTGCAGGGAGCGAATCTACTGCCGGATCACTAAAGGTCGGTTTGGAGAGAAACCATAAGGTAATAGGTTTTTGGGAAATGTTCGATATCGGTCCCTTAGGTGATTCATCTACTAGGCAAGAGTGGCTCCAAGATCATATTAATATTTTTGAAGATTTCTTTGAAGAAGAGTTTACTAGCAAATTTAAAAAAGCGATCGAAGAATTAAACCATATTCCTCCACATTTCCCTGTAATTCTATGGACAGCTGATAATGCCCATGAACAAATTTTCCATAGATACATTCTTCACCACTTGCGTAACAGTGATAATGAAGTGGTTCTTATTAATGCAACCAAAGGTTATGGAAACCTTCCACTTTCCAAGCATTTTGTCCCTGCTCATTCGGGTGAAATCATGCCGGAAACGTTGAAAGTTATTTTTGAAAATGAATCGGAAAATATTCTGCCCATAAATGCTAGAAACCAATTATCAGACGAGTGGCTTCAACTAAAAGGAACGAAGGACCTGCTTCGTATTTGGAAGAACGAGGAGATACAAGGGGTCCCTGAAGAGTATATAGACCAAGAATTACTTCATTGTGCTCAAAAAGTCCAAAGGGATTTTGCCGAAAATGATTTTGTAAAGGCAACGCGTATTATCGGTGAAATGCATGGTCAGTTAGAAGGGGAATTCAATACTGCGTTTTTAGAATATCGCCTTCGAACTCTTGCTTTTGAAGGTTATTTCAAGATAAAGGGGATACCAAAATCCATGCGACACTATAGCGTTAGATTAAAAGATAGGGAGGGGGAACATGCGTGA